Part of the Tepiditoga spiralis genome, TACAATAAACATATTAACAGAAACAGAAAATGCAAAAAACACATTATCAAAAACACTTCATTCTTTAGTTGGAAACTTAAGAGACAACGGTTATAATCCTGTAACTGTAAAAGTTGATTCACAACAAAAAGAAGATTTAATGCAACAAGAAAAAGATGATCAACAAAATCAACAAGAACAAAAGAAAAGAGAAGAAAAAGAAAAAACCAATACATTCGAATCATTATTAAGAGGTGAAGAAAATGCTTGATGAAATGAATGGAATATATATGGGAACACTTCAAGCTCAAAGAAGTAAAGCTCCAAAAAAAAGTTTGGATAAAGAAGCATTTTTGCAATTATTAGTTACTCAATTACAAAATCAAGATCCTACAAATTCAATGGATACAAAAGATATGTTGGCTCAAATGTCACAACTTTCAACAACTGAACAAATAATGAATATGAGCACTTCTTTTCAAAACATGATAGATTCTCAAATGAATATGAATAAAATGCAAGCTGCTTCAATTGTTGGAAAAAATGTTGTTGTTGAAAATAATGAAGTAAATCTTATCGATGGAAAATCAGAAAATATATATTTTAAAGTTGATGAAGAATCACCAATAGTAGTTGAAATTTACGATTCCAACGGTAAAGTTGTTAAAAGAGAAGACATGGGAATAAAATCTGCAGGAGGCTATCCTTATTTGTGGGATGGAAAAGATAATAATGGTGTTTCCATGGCAGATGGGAGCTACAAAATAAAAGTTTTTTCATATTTAAATGGTCAAAAAACTGAAATATCTCCTATCGATGGTGGAAAAGCTCAAGCAGTTCAATTTTTAGACAATAAATATTATGTAATAGTAAACAACAAAAAGTATCCAATAAGTTCAATAAAAGAAATAAGTGAAGATGCATAAGGAGGTAATTTTGAAATGATGAGAGCAATGTACTCTGGTATAACTGGATTGAAAAATTTTCAAACTGAAATGGATATAGTTGGAAATAATATTGCTAATGTAAATACAACAGGATTTAAAGCTTCAAGAATAACCTTTCAAACTACTCTTTTACAAACACTAAAAGCAGGAAAAGCTTCAGAAGGTGCTTTGGGTGGAACAAACCCTATACAAATAGGACTTGGTTCAAAAATATCTTCTGTTGATAAGGTTATGAGTCAAGGATCTTTTCAAAATACAGGGAAAAAAACTGATTTAGCAATACAAGGCGATGGCTTTTTTGTTTTATCTGACGGAGAAGCAAATTATTTTACAAGAGCTGGTAATTTTACTCTTGATAAAACTGGTTACCTTGTAAATCCCGCTTCTGGATTTAAACTTCAAGGTTGGAGTGCAAAACTTTCAAATACTGGTCAAAGATATGTTGATACTAATGATCCAATAGGAGATGTTAAAATATCAACAGGACTTGTAATGCCTGCAAAGCAAACATCTGCAATAACATTAGCACATAATTTAAATACAGATGTTGGACTTCAAGAAACAACTATGGAAATAACTTCAAAACTTGGTACAAAGTTGCCAGTAAAAATGACCTTTAGTAGAGATATGAAATCAGAATATAGAGATAGATATGTTTATAAATGGAATGCAAAACTTGTTGAACCTGGTGATAAAATGAAATTTTTAGATGAAGCTAGTGGTAAATCTGACTTAGATGAATTAAATGGATATCTTGAACTCGATGAATCTGGAAATGTTATAAATTGGGTAACTTATAAAGGAGATACTACAAATGCAGCTACAGATACAAAATTTAAAATATTAGATGTTGGTGGAGATTTAAAAACATCAACAGGTGCAGATGTAACATTAACTACTACTAAAAGTGGTGGTGGTGCAGGATCTGGTGCAACTTTTTCGGGAAATATTAAAGTAACAAAATCTGACGGTTCAGAAGTTTATTATAATCCAGCAGATATAAAGATGGATTGGAATGGAACAGATTATAAGATAACTTTATCAGATGTTGAAGGTACTAATGTTGTTTTTGACTACACTCCAGCTGATTCTAAAATATCAACTTTAAATTCAGACTTTGGATCGACTAAATTTGCACTTGCAAATAAATATTCAATTCCAACATCTAATGGTAGTGTTACTTTAGATGGTACAAAAATAACTGCAAAAGATTCATCAGATATCGATGTTACCAATAAAATTTCGGATTTTAATTTATCTTATAATAGCGCTTCTAAAACAGTTACAATAAATGCAACTATCGATGGAAAACAATTGACCTTTACAAATACAGATACAAATCCTATTGAAAACCCTAATGATTTAGCTACCACATTTTCATCAGGAGGTTATACTATAGATTTAAGTTCCGCATTATCTGGAACAGATTCTTTAAATGATTTTTCTATTAATGGTTATAATCTATCTGGATTTAGTTTATCAGGTGAAAATTCTGATACAGTAGACAATTTTTCTGGAACGTATTATTCGGTTAGAGAAGTAATTCAACCACCATCTGGCGGAAATATAAAATTAGTTGATGTTTCAAATCCTCAAAATTTTGCTGTTGTAGATTATTCTAATCCAACAGTTTCAACATCAACTTTAGTATATGATGCCCTAGGAAAAGACTATAATGTTTATACAAAATTTACTAAAATAGATACAAATACATGGTATTGGAAAGCAGAACTCGCAGATGGTACACCGCTTTATAAATTAAACTCTGATGGAACACGCGACACATCTGGTGCAATCGCTGAAGGTGTAATTGCATTTGATGGAAATGGTTCTATAGCTGCAACTAAATGGAGAATAAAAGATGATGGTAGTATAGATACAAATATTACAGATGCTACAAATGGTTCTGCTGGTTTTTGGTTTGATCCATCTCAAACTGGAGCTGCTTTAAATCCAACAGTTACTCCATCATCTACTGCTGGTGCTGGACCTGTTAATGTTGAAATAAAATTCAATGAAATAACTCAATTTTCATCTCCACACTCTATTCAAGTAACTGATCAAGATGGAAATGCTCAAGGGACTCTTGATGCATTTGCAATAAATGAAGTTGGAGATATTGTTGGAACTTTTACAAATGGTAGAACTGATAAATTAGGAAAGGTTTCTCTTGGTGTATTCAATAATCCAGCAGGTTTATTAGAAATAGGTAATTCAATGTATGCACAAAGTTCTAACAGCGGGCTTGCACAAATTGGAGTTGCTGGGGTTGGTGGAAGAGGAACTTTAATACCTGGAGCACTTGAAATGTCGAATGTTGATCTTGCAGAAGAATTTACAAATATGATAGTTGCTCAAAGGGGATTTCAAGCTACTTCAAGAATAATAACTACTTCTGATGCAATTCTTAATGAACTTGTAAACATGAAAAGATAATATGAGGCGATAATATGATAGAACTAAGCAAATTAAACAATATAAAGTTTATAATAAACTGTGAACAAATTGAAAAAATAGAAAGTCGCCCTGATACTACTATTACAATGATGAATGGACATTTTTATGTTGTAAAGGAAAGTATTGAAGAAGTTATAGAAAAAGTGATAAAATATAAGAGAAGCTTTTATTTGCAAAAGGGGGACTAATAAGTGGATATTTCAAGTTTGGCGGGAATTGTATTGGCCTTAGTTGCTTTCATGCTTGGTGTTGGTGCAAACATTGGAGATATGATAGATCCAACTTCTATATTTATTACCGTTGTTGGATCAATAGGAGCTACTCTAATAGCACATCCTAAAGACAAATCATTTAAAATTGTTAATATAATGATGTCTGCTATTAAAAATCCAACGATTGATAATCTTGGTACACTTAGAACATTGTACTCTTTTGCTGAAAAAGCAAGACGTGATGGTATGATTGCACTCGAAGAAGATATACCAAGTATAGATGATGAATTTATAAAAGATGGATTACGTGCAGCAGTTGATGGAACAGATCCTGAAGAAATTAGAAAAATATTAGAAATAAAAATGGAATTATTTGAAGAAGATGACGGTGCGAATGCTGCTGTCTTGGATAGTTGGGGTGCTTTTGCTCCTGCTTTTGGAATGATTGGTACATTAGTTGGTCTCGTTTTACTTTTAAAAACATTAAACGATCCAACGACACTTGGTCCAAAAATGTCAGTTGCTTTAATTACAACACTTTATGGTGCTTTAGTTGCAAATATATTTGCTTTACCTATGGCAGAAAAATTAAAAAAAAGAACTTCAAAATTTGTAAATCAAAAAAGAATGTCAATGGAAGGAATACTTTCAATAGTACAAGGTGAAAATCCAAGATTAATGGAAGAAAAATTAAAAGCTTTTTTATCAGCTGAAGAAAGAAAGGCTTATGAAGCTGAAAAAGGTGAAAATGCATAATGAGGTGAGACAATGGCTAAAAAACAAGAGTGTCCAGCTGGTTCACCTGCATGGATGGCTACTTTTAGTGATATGAACCAACTTTTAATGACTTTTTTTATTGCTTTATTTGCAATGTCAAGTATTTCACCTGGTAAGTTTCAACAAATGGCTCAAAGTTTTAATAATGTTTTTGAAGGAAAACCTATAGGCGTTTTAGTTGGAGGTAAATCAATACAAGATGAACCTTTAATAACAGAAAATAATGGTGTCAAACAAGATTTAATGAAAATAATAAACGATGAAAGATTTAAGGGAAAAATAACTATAAAAGAAACTGATAGAGGAACTATAATTTCATTAAAAGATATGTCATATTTTAAACAAGGAAGTGCTGAATTAACTGCATTAGCTAAGAGTATTCTTGCAGAAATAGGAACTATAATAATTGAACATACAACTAATGAAATAGAAATATATGGTTTTACTGATGATAGCGCAGTTACTCCTAATAATATATATCCATCTAACTGGCATTTAGGTGCTGCGAGAGCAGCAAGTGTTGCTTATTTCTTTACCAATGAATTAAAAAAAAGAAGAATGTTAGAAAGAATAGGAGAAGTTAAAACAGGAAATTTTGATATAGATTATTTTTATAATCCAGATAGATTTTTTCCTATTTCAGTTGGAGATAGAGATATAAAAAAAGAAATAACAAATCTAAAATCAGAATTAGAATCTCAAAAGAGTATTTATACAACAAAATTTCAAACAGGAGAAATAACTGCTGTTGATTTAAAAGAAAAAGAAAAAGAATTAAATAAAAACTATGAAAATGAATTAGAAAGATTAAGAAAGATTTATAGAAGAATAGATATTTTAATCTTAAGACAAAGAATAAGATAATGGAGGTATAAAAATATGGCTGATGAAGAACAAAAATTGCCAGAACAAAAAGAAAAGAAACCATTGAATCCTATTTTATTAATAATAATTGGTGCTGTTTTGATGTTAATAATAGCTGGAGGTGTTTCTTTTTTTATGGTAAAACTCCTTGGAAGCAATATACCATCTCAAGAAAATAAAGCCAACACATCTACTTTAAGGGCTCCAGTTATTTCAAAAGCCGAATTAATAAAAGATGGTTCAAGAGAACCAGTTATGTTAAAAGGCGGTAGAGAAGTTGCCGTAATCAGTGCACTTGAATTTAAAGTAGGAAGCGAAGAATGTGGTAGTACTATAGGTGCTAATAAAGTTGAAATAAAAGATGCTATAAGAATGTTATTTTTAAATAAAACAAGAGCCGAAGTAACCACCCAACAAGGCATGGAGCTATTAAGAAAACAAATAAAAGATGCTGTTAATGAAATAACTGGTTATACTGGTGAAAGAGAAAATTTAGGAGTTAGAAGTGTAAACATTATTATAATGACAATTCAGCAACAATAAACGAGGTGTTACTATGGCTGATACTTTATCTCAAGAAGAAATAGATCAACTTTTAAATTCTATTGGTGATGAAGAACAAACAGATGGAGAGTCCGTTCAACCAATAATAGAAGAAAAAAAAGTAAGAGAATATAATTTTAGAAGACCTACAAAATTTTCACGTGAACAGTCGAGAACATTACAATTAATCCATGAAAATTTTGCAAGGGAACTTTCTACTTATTTATCTGGAAGATGTAGAACTTATGTTGAAGTTAGATATGCAAGTTTGGATCAAATAACTTTCTCTGAATTTCAACAATCTTTAACTTCTCCAACATATATTTCAATTTTTTCTACTGATGTTTTGAGCGGAAATTCAATTTTACAAATAGGTTTAGATGTTGGATATGTAATTATTGATACATTACTTGGTGGACCTGGAACAGCCATTGATGAACTTAGAGCTCCAACAGAAATAGAAACTTCAATTTTGAGAAAAGAATCAAATGTAATGTTAAGATCTCTTTCCAAATCTTGGTCAATAATAGCAGATTTTGATATATCTCTTGAAAAAGTTGAAACTAATCCGCAATTTGTTCAAATAGCTCCACCAAATGAAATGATTGTACTTATAACGCTTTCTATAACAATTAAAGATACTCAGGGATTTATAAATTTATGTTTTCCATCATCAACTTTAGAACCTATAAGCGATAAACTTTCAACAAGAATGTGGCAACAAGTCTTTAAAAAATCAGAAATGTCTCATAAAAATTTAGAAAATTTATTAATGCTTTCAAAATTAAAACTTTCAGCTGTTTTGGGTAAATCCAAATTATATTTAAACGATATTTTAAATTTAAGTATAGGCGATGTCATAAGATTGGATTCTTTTTATGAAGATCCAATAGATTTAAATGTACAAAATACTCCTATATTCAAGGTGAAAGTTGGTACAAATAAGGGATTTTATGCTGTTAAAATTGAAGAAGAAAATGAAGCTTTATTAGAAAAAATTATCATAGAAAAAAATATAAAAGAAGCTACAAATAATAAAAACAATAAAAAAACTGACGGTGGTGTAGAAAATGTTGGGTGATGAATTTTTAAGTCAGGAAGAACTTGATTCTTTATTAAACGGATTAAATGAAGAACCATCTATAGATAATTCCTTATTAGATATGATGGGTGAAGTTGGAAATATCTCAATGGGTGCTGGTGCAACTACCATGTCTACTCTATTGAGAAGAAAAGTTAATATAACATCACCTGAAACAAGTCTTGTAAAATTTAAAGATATAAAAGAAAAATTTAATGGGAATCAATTAGTTATTACAATACAGTATAAAAAAGGATTAGAAGGATTAAATTCATTTGTTTTACCTGAGAATGTAGCCTTAATAATTGCAAATTTAATGATGGGTGGCGACGGAAATATTGATGAAACTCAATCATTGGACGAAATTAGTATGAGTGCTGTTGGTGAAGCAATGAATCAAATGATGGGATCTTCTTCAACTGCCATATCAGAATTTATTAAAACACCAGTTGATATTTCTCCTCCAGAAGTTGGAATTATAGATTTTTCAAATAAAGATACTCAATTTCCACCTATTGAGAGTGATGCTGATGCTGATATAATATCTGTAAAATTTAATATGGACATTGAAGGATTATCTAGCACAACATTTTGGCAATTTATTCCAGCAAAATTTGCAAAACATATTGAAGAATTAATGAAAAAAGTTATGGCTGGAGATGATTCTGAACAATCTACTCAGCAACCCGTTCAACAACAGCCTGTTCAACAAACACAACAACCTATGCAACAACCTATGCAACAACCTATGCAACAACCTATGCAACAAATGCAGCAGCCTTCAGGATTTAGTCAAAATGTAATACAACAAGGGAGTGGAGTAAATGTGAATCCCGTTAATTTTGGAGCAATTTCAGGAAATCAAACTATACCAAATGAAAATGTTGATATGTCAAAATTACAACTTCTATTAGATGTTCCACTAGAAGTTACTGTTGAACTCGGAAATACTTCTATGAGTTTAAGAGAAGTACTACAATTACATCAAGGATCAATGCTTCAATTAGATAAGCTTGCAGGTGAACCTTTAGATATATATGCAAATGGAAAACTAATAGCTCGTGGTGAAGTTGTTGTTATTGAAGAAAGTTTTGGTGTTAGAATAACAGAAATAGTATCTTTAGATGAGAGGTTAAGATCTTTAAAATGATGAAAAAATTGTTATTATTATTATTTTTAATTATCATTTTAATACATGGTTTTTCCATAAATTATTTTGAAAAATACATATCCAGTTTTACGTCTTTAAAAAATTTTTCTATAAAAATAAAAATTGATTTTGAAATAACTGATAAAAAAAATATTTTAACAACAATGAGCGTTATAAATAATAGATTTTATATATTTAATGTAAAAAAGCCGGAGTTATTCTCCGGCATTGTTTACGTATATGATTTGTATACTAATAACTTGTATACAAAAGTAAAAAATAGTTATGATTTTTCATCTGATTTAAATTTATTTACTTCAGAAATTCCAAATATAATGAACATACTAACTTCAATATTTGAACCAACAAAATTTAAAGAAAGTACTATAAAAATTAGAAATTCATTAATAAGTATATATGAACCAAAAGATAAAATTGCTTTAAAACTTTTTCTAGGAATAGACTATGCAAAGTTTAAAGTTTATTTAAAAAATCCAATGAATGATATATATTTTTTTGATAGATTTGAAATTTTAAACTCAACTGAAAAGCAAAAAGCAATAATAACAATTTCACAAATAACTCAATTGAATGATAAAGAAGCAAGCAATATTTTAAATAATTATCTTCCTTGAACTATTTCAGATAACACATAATCATAATATAAATTTTTTAAATTTCTATTTTTTTTATAACTATTCAAATATTCTATTTGATTTTTTATCAACTTTATATCTCCTGGTATACCATGTCCTGGAGATATTTTATTTATATTCATAGTTTGCAATCTTTTTAATATTTTTATCCATAAATCTATATTTTCATTTAAAAATTCCGTATGAACTCTAGAAAACACTAAATCCCCACTTATTAAATAATTTAAAGGTTTTAACATATATATGGTTGAATCATTTGTATGACCACCAACATTTTTTCCAGATATAATAGTATCTTCAATAACTTTAAAAAAAGTATCTTCAAAAATTTCAATATTTTTTAAGTTTAATTTATTTTTTATATTTGTACAATTATATCCAGAAATTTCTGAAACATCTTCTAAATACTTTGAAGTTAAATTATTTAAATTAGAAAATGTCTTTATATTCATTATTATTTCAAAATTTTTTTTAGAAGTCAAACAGCCAAATGAATGATCTGGATGAAAGTGAGTTATAAAAACTTTTTTTAATTTTTTTGAAGTTTTTTCTTCCATTATGTTAGTCATTTCATCAAACTTAGAACCATAAAAGGAACTATCAAAAGCAATTAATTCATTTTTAGTTTCTAAAAAAGTAACATTACTTGCTCCATTTTCAAACCAAAAAACATGTATATTATTATACTGTTCAAGCATACTAATCTCTCCTTAATAATCTTTTCATTTAATTTTTCTTTTTTTATTAGTAAAATCCTTTTTTTAGTGTTATAATATTAGTAAACAAAGCTAACTATTAAAAAAAATAAAAATTATGGATGGTGATCGATTTGCTATTGAAAGAATTTTATAAAAAAGAGTGGTGGAGATATTTACTTGGTATTTTAGTTTTGTTAGTTGTAGATTATATACAAGTAATTATTCCACAAAAAATTGGACAAATTTTCGATATTTTAAATACTAATTCTAGTATGGATTATCTTAAAATATTGATCTCTTCTATATTATTTTTAGCTTTTGGTTTAGTACTTGGTAGATTTTTATGGAGAATATTTATATTTGGTTCTGCAAGACTTTTTCAATACAAAACAATAGATAAAATGTTTTCAAGAATAATAACATTAGATCAAAATTTTTTTGATAAATGGAGAACTGGAGACTTGATGACAAGATTTACATCTGATACACAAATGGCAAGAAGATTAACTGGGAACGCAGTAATAATGCTAGTAGATACAACTTTTATGACAATTTTAACTATATATAAAATGAATCAAGAGGTTAGCTGGAAGTTAACTTTAGTTTCAATACTTCCTTTACCTTTTATAGCACTTGTTTCTTTAATTTTAGGAAAATTAATACACAAAAAATTTATTGAATTACAAGAAAGTACATCTGATCTATCTAATATAACGGAAGAAAGTATAGCAGGAATGAATGTAATAAAAGTTTTTTCAAATCATAAAACAATACAAAAACTTTTTGAAAAGAAAGCAAAAAGAAATTATGATGCTCAAATAAGCCTTATTAAAGTTTGGGGATTTATGTTTCCAGTAATAATGTTTTTAGGTGC contains:
- a CDS encoding flagellar basal body-associated FliL family protein, translating into MADEEQKLPEQKEKKPLNPILLIIIGAVLMLIIAGGVSFFMVKLLGSNIPSQENKANTSTLRAPVISKAELIKDGSREPVMLKGGREVAVISALEFKVGSEECGSTIGANKVEIKDAIRMLFLNKTRAEVTTQQGMELLRKQIKDAVNEITGYTGERENLGVRSVNIIIMTIQQQ
- a CDS encoding motility protein A, with product MDISSLAGIVLALVAFMLGVGANIGDMIDPTSIFITVVGSIGATLIAHPKDKSFKIVNIMMSAIKNPTIDNLGTLRTLYSFAEKARRDGMIALEEDIPSIDDEFIKDGLRAAVDGTDPEEIRKILEIKMELFEEDDGANAAVLDSWGAFAPAFGMIGTLVGLVLLLKTLNDPTTLGPKMSVALITTLYGALVANIFALPMAEKLKKRTSKFVNQKRMSMEGILSIVQGENPRLMEEKLKAFLSAEERKAYEAEKGENA
- a CDS encoding OmpA/MotB family protein — encoded protein: MAKKQECPAGSPAWMATFSDMNQLLMTFFIALFAMSSISPGKFQQMAQSFNNVFEGKPIGVLVGGKSIQDEPLITENNGVKQDLMKIINDERFKGKITIKETDRGTIISLKDMSYFKQGSAELTALAKSILAEIGTIIIEHTTNEIEIYGFTDDSAVTPNNIYPSNWHLGAARAASVAYFFTNELKKRRMLERIGEVKTGNFDIDYFYNPDRFFPISVGDRDIKKEITNLKSELESQKSIYTTKFQTGEITAVDLKEKEKELNKNYENELERLRKIYRRIDILILRQRIR
- a CDS encoding MBL fold metallo-hydrolase; translated protein: MLEQYNNIHVFWFENGASNVTFLETKNELIAFDSSFYGSKFDEMTNIMEEKTSKKLKKVFITHFHPDHSFGCLTSKKNFEIIMNIKTFSNLNNLTSKYLEDVSEISGYNCTNIKNKLNLKNIEIFEDTFFKVIEDTIISGKNVGGHTNDSTIYMLKPLNYLISGDLVFSRVHTEFLNENIDLWIKILKRLQTMNINKISPGHGIPGDIKLIKNQIEYLNSYKKNRNLKNLYYDYVLSEIVQGR
- a CDS encoding flagellar hook-basal body complex protein produces the protein MMRAMYSGITGLKNFQTEMDIVGNNIANVNTTGFKASRITFQTTLLQTLKAGKASEGALGGTNPIQIGLGSKISSVDKVMSQGSFQNTGKKTDLAIQGDGFFVLSDGEANYFTRAGNFTLDKTGYLVNPASGFKLQGWSAKLSNTGQRYVDTNDPIGDVKISTGLVMPAKQTSAITLAHNLNTDVGLQETTMEITSKLGTKLPVKMTFSRDMKSEYRDRYVYKWNAKLVEPGDKMKFLDEASGKSDLDELNGYLELDESGNVINWVTYKGDTTNAATDTKFKILDVGGDLKTSTGADVTLTTTKSGGGAGSGATFSGNIKVTKSDGSEVYYNPADIKMDWNGTDYKITLSDVEGTNVVFDYTPADSKISTLNSDFGSTKFALANKYSIPTSNGSVTLDGTKITAKDSSDIDVTNKISDFNLSYNSASKTVTINATIDGKQLTFTNTDTNPIENPNDLATTFSSGGYTIDLSSALSGTDSLNDFSINGYNLSGFSLSGENSDTVDNFSGTYYSVREVIQPPSGGNIKLVDVSNPQNFAVVDYSNPTVSTSTLVYDALGKDYNVYTKFTKIDTNTWYWKAELADGTPLYKLNSDGTRDTSGAIAEGVIAFDGNGSIAATKWRIKDDGSIDTNITDATNGSAGFWFDPSQTGAALNPTVTPSSTAGAGPVNVEIKFNEITQFSSPHSIQVTDQDGNAQGTLDAFAINEVGDIVGTFTNGRTDKLGKVSLGVFNNPAGLLEIGNSMYAQSSNSGLAQIGVAGVGGRGTLIPGALEMSNVDLAEEFTNMIVAQRGFQATSRIITTSDAILNELVNMKR
- the fliY gene encoding flagellar motor switch phosphatase FliY, translating into MLGDEFLSQEELDSLLNGLNEEPSIDNSLLDMMGEVGNISMGAGATTMSTLLRRKVNITSPETSLVKFKDIKEKFNGNQLVITIQYKKGLEGLNSFVLPENVALIIANLMMGGDGNIDETQSLDEISMSAVGEAMNQMMGSSSTAISEFIKTPVDISPPEVGIIDFSNKDTQFPPIESDADADIISVKFNMDIEGLSSTTFWQFIPAKFAKHIEELMKKVMAGDDSEQSTQQPVQQQPVQQTQQPMQQPMQQPMQQPMQQMQQPSGFSQNVIQQGSGVNVNPVNFGAISGNQTIPNENVDMSKLQLLLDVPLEVTVELGNTSMSLREVLQLHQGSMLQLDKLAGEPLDIYANGKLIARGEVVVIEESFGVRITEIVSLDERLRSLK
- a CDS encoding flagellar hook assembly protein FlgD yields the protein MLDEMNGIYMGTLQAQRSKAPKKSLDKEAFLQLLVTQLQNQDPTNSMDTKDMLAQMSQLSTTEQIMNMSTSFQNMIDSQMNMNKMQAASIVGKNVVVENNEVNLIDGKSENIYFKVDEESPIVVEIYDSNGKVVKREDMGIKSAGGYPYLWDGKDNNGVSMADGSYKIKVFSYLNGQKTEISPIDGGKAQAVQFLDNKYYVIVNNKKYPISSIKEISEDA
- a CDS encoding flagellar FlbD family protein, whose translation is MIELSKLNNIKFIINCEQIEKIESRPDTTITMMNGHFYVVKESIEEVIEKVIKYKRSFYLQKGD
- the fliM gene encoding flagellar motor switch protein FliM: MADTLSQEEIDQLLNSIGDEEQTDGESVQPIIEEKKVREYNFRRPTKFSREQSRTLQLIHENFARELSTYLSGRCRTYVEVRYASLDQITFSEFQQSLTSPTYISIFSTDVLSGNSILQIGLDVGYVIIDTLLGGPGTAIDELRAPTEIETSILRKESNVMLRSLSKSWSIIADFDISLEKVETNPQFVQIAPPNEMIVLITLSITIKDTQGFINLCFPSSTLEPISDKLSTRMWQQVFKKSEMSHKNLENLLMLSKLKLSAVLGKSKLYLNDILNLSIGDVIRLDSFYEDPIDLNVQNTPIFKVKVGTNKGFYAVKIEEENEALLEKIIIEKNIKEATNNKNNKKTDGGVENVG